The Pantoea sp. At-9b genome includes a window with the following:
- a CDS encoding enolase C-terminal domain-like protein — protein sequence MNTQSTPVITDMQVIPVAGYDSMLLNIGGAHSACFTRNIVVLTDSAGHTGVGEAPGGETIYQTLVDAIPQVKGQQVARMNRLVQQVHKGNQSADFDTFGKGAWTFELRVNAVAALEAALLDLLGQCLGVPVAELLGPGQQRDEVTVLGYLFYIGDRRKTDLPYLSGAAASHDWYHLRHQEALTPDAVVRLAEAAQDKYGFKDFKLKGGVLPGEQEIASAVALKKRFPDARITVDPNGAWLLDEAISLCKGMGEVLTYAEDPCGAEQGYSGREVMAEFRRATGLPVATNMIATNWREMNHAVMLNAVDIPLADPHFWTLSGAVRVAQLCDDWGLTWGCHSNNHFDISLAMFTHVGAAVPGKPTAIDTHWIWQEGDQRLTKEPLQIRNGKIAVPDKPGLGIELDWDRLQQANALYKSLPAGARNDATAMQYLVPGWSFDRKRPAFGRSKV from the coding sequence ATGAATACGCAAAGTACCCCGGTTATCACTGATATGCAGGTGATCCCGGTTGCCGGTTACGACAGCATGCTGCTCAACATCGGCGGCGCGCACAGCGCCTGTTTCACCCGCAACATTGTGGTGCTGACCGATAGCGCCGGGCATACCGGTGTGGGTGAAGCGCCGGGTGGTGAGACCATTTATCAGACGTTGGTGGATGCGATTCCCCAGGTGAAAGGCCAGCAGGTGGCGCGCATGAATCGCCTGGTGCAGCAGGTGCACAAAGGCAACCAGTCGGCGGATTTCGATACCTTCGGCAAAGGGGCCTGGACGTTTGAACTGCGTGTCAACGCCGTGGCTGCGCTGGAAGCGGCACTGCTGGATTTGCTCGGCCAGTGCCTGGGTGTACCGGTGGCGGAGCTGCTTGGTCCGGGCCAGCAGCGTGATGAAGTGACCGTGCTCGGTTATCTGTTCTACATCGGCGATCGGCGTAAAACCGATCTGCCCTATCTGAGCGGCGCAGCGGCCAGCCATGACTGGTATCACCTGCGCCATCAGGAAGCATTAACGCCGGATGCGGTGGTCCGTCTGGCGGAGGCGGCCCAGGATAAATACGGCTTCAAAGATTTCAAACTGAAAGGCGGCGTATTACCGGGTGAGCAGGAAATCGCCTCGGCGGTCGCGTTGAAAAAACGTTTTCCGGATGCGCGTATCACCGTCGATCCCAACGGGGCCTGGTTGCTTGATGAAGCCATCAGCCTGTGTAAAGGCATGGGGGAGGTATTGACCTATGCCGAAGACCCCTGTGGGGCTGAGCAAGGCTACTCCGGCCGCGAGGTGATGGCGGAGTTTCGTCGCGCCACCGGCCTGCCGGTAGCCACCAATATGATCGCCACCAACTGGCGTGAGATGAACCATGCGGTGATGTTGAATGCTGTCGATATCCCGCTGGCTGACCCGCATTTCTGGACACTGAGCGGCGCGGTCCGCGTGGCGCAGTTGTGTGATGACTGGGGGCTGACCTGGGGTTGCCACTCCAACAACCATTTCGACATTTCGCTGGCGATGTTCACGCATGTTGGCGCGGCAGTTCCGGGTAAACCAACGGCGATTGATACCCATTGGATCTGGCAGGAGGGCGACCAGCGCCTGACGAAAGAACCGCTGCAAATCCGCAACGGCAAAATCGCCGTGCCGGACAAACCCGGCCTCGGCATTGAGCTGGACTGGGATCGTCTGCAACAAGCTAATGCGCTGTACAAATCTCTGCCAGCCGGCGCGCGTAATGACGCTACGGCGATGCAATATCTGGTTCCCGGTTGGTCGTTCGACCGTAAGCGTCCGGCCTTTGGTCGCAGCAAAGTTTAA
- a CDS encoding MFS transporter, giving the protein MNSFSQTAEAVQKRTNARYWIVVMLFIVTSFNYGDRATISIAGSAMSKDIGLDSVGLGYIFSAFSWAYVIGQIPGGWLLDRFGSKRVYFWSIFTWSLFTFLQGFVDLFSGFGIVASLFMLRFLVGLAEAPSFPGNSRIVAAWFPAQERGTAVAIFNSAQYFATVIFAPIMGWLTSEVGWAHVFWFMGGLGIIISFIWLKVIHDPNDHPGVNKAELEYMEQGGALINMDSKKSEHKVSWGEKFYQIKQLLSSRMMLGIYLGQYCINALTYFFITWFPVYLVQARGMSILKAGFIASVPAVCGFLGGVLGGVISDYLMRKTGSLNIARKTPIVVGMLMSISMVMCNYTQTEWVVVFFMALAFFGKGIGALGWAVMADTAPKEISGLSGGLFNMFGNFSGIVTPIAIGYIIATSGSFEGALIYVGIHAFVAAFSFLVIAGDIKRIELKHRA; this is encoded by the coding sequence ATGAATAGTTTCAGCCAGACAGCGGAAGCGGTGCAAAAGCGCACCAACGCCCGTTACTGGATTGTGGTGATGTTATTTATCGTCACCTCTTTCAACTACGGTGATCGTGCAACGATTTCGATTGCCGGTTCTGCCATGTCCAAGGATATCGGCCTTGATTCGGTCGGTTTAGGATATATTTTCTCAGCATTCTCATGGGCTTATGTTATCGGCCAAATCCCGGGTGGTTGGCTGCTCGACCGCTTCGGTTCTAAACGCGTTTACTTCTGGAGCATCTTCACCTGGTCACTGTTTACCTTCCTGCAAGGCTTCGTCGACCTGTTCAGCGGCTTCGGCATTGTGGCTTCGTTGTTTATGTTGCGCTTCCTCGTGGGGCTGGCTGAAGCCCCGTCTTTCCCGGGCAACAGCCGTATCGTTGCCGCCTGGTTCCCTGCGCAAGAACGCGGCACGGCGGTGGCTATCTTCAACTCCGCACAATACTTCGCCACGGTAATTTTCGCCCCCATCATGGGCTGGCTGACCTCGGAAGTGGGCTGGGCGCATGTGTTCTGGTTTATGGGCGGACTGGGCATCATCATCAGCTTTATCTGGCTGAAGGTGATCCACGATCCTAACGATCACCCTGGCGTCAACAAGGCTGAGCTGGAGTATATGGAGCAGGGCGGCGCGCTGATCAATATGGACAGCAAGAAGTCTGAGCACAAAGTCAGTTGGGGAGAGAAGTTCTATCAAATCAAACAGCTGCTCTCTTCCCGCATGATGCTGGGCATCTATCTCGGTCAGTACTGCATCAACGCCTTAACCTACTTCTTTATCACCTGGTTCCCGGTATATCTGGTGCAGGCGCGCGGCATGTCGATTCTGAAAGCCGGGTTTATTGCTTCAGTGCCTGCGGTGTGTGGCTTCCTGGGCGGTGTATTAGGTGGGGTGATCTCGGATTACCTGATGCGTAAAACCGGCTCTCTGAACATTGCGCGTAAAACCCCGATTGTGGTCGGCATGCTGATGTCCATCAGCATGGTGATGTGTAACTACACCCAAACGGAGTGGGTGGTGGTGTTCTTTATGGCGCTGGCGTTCTTTGGTAAAGGCATCGGGGCGCTGGGCTGGGCCGTGATGGCGGATACCGCGCCGAAAGAGATCAGCGGCCTGAGTGGCGGTCTGTTCAATATGTTCGGCAATTTCTCGGGCATTGTTACCCCCATCGCCATCGGCTACATCATTGCCACCAGCGGTTCCTTTGAAGGTGCGCTGATTTATGTCGGTATCCACGCCTTCGTCGCCGCGTTTAGCTTCCTGGTGATTGCCGGGGATATCAAACGTATCGAATTGAAACATCGGGCATAA
- the garD gene encoding galactarate dehydratase: protein MNRPLSEKPLYIKVHDSDNVAIVVNNQGLPAGTRFDDGLQLTEHVPQGHKVALTDIPEQGAIVRYGEVIGYALRPIAQGSWIEESLVALPEAPPLASLPLANNVPPDLPPLAGYTFEGYRNADGSVGTRNLLAITTSVHCVAGVVDYVVKIIERDLLPRYPNVDGVVALNHLYGCGVAINAPAAVVPIRTIHNLALNPNFGGEVMVVSLGCEKLQPERLLTGTPDVQAISLDDNDIVRLQDERLVGFGAMVDEILQVAERHLKRLNQRKRETCPASELVIGMQCGGSDAFSGVTANPAVGFASDLLVRCGATVMFSEVTEVRDAIHLLTPRVVDEATGKRLLEEMAWYDDYLSLGQTDRSANPSPGNKKGGLANVVEKALGSIAKSGRSPIVEVLSAGQRPTKRGLIYAATPASDFVCGTQQMASGITLQVFTTGRGTPYGLAAIPVIKMATRSALAERWHDLMDINAGTIATGEESIEQVGWRLFELILDIASARKQTWSDRWGIRNQLAVFNPAPVT from the coding sequence ATGAACCGACCTCTAAGCGAGAAACCGCTTTATATTAAAGTTCACGATAGCGATAACGTCGCCATCGTGGTGAATAACCAGGGGCTGCCTGCGGGCACCCGCTTTGACGATGGGCTGCAGCTGACTGAGCATGTGCCGCAGGGCCACAAGGTCGCACTGACTGATATTCCTGAGCAGGGCGCGATTGTGCGTTACGGCGAAGTGATCGGCTATGCACTGCGTCCCATTGCCCAGGGTAGCTGGATTGAGGAGTCACTGGTGGCGCTGCCCGAAGCGCCGCCGCTCGCCAGCCTGCCGCTGGCGAATAATGTCCCACCCGATTTACCGCCGCTGGCGGGTTATACCTTCGAAGGCTATCGCAATGCCGATGGCAGCGTAGGAACGCGCAATCTCCTCGCCATCACCACCAGCGTGCATTGTGTTGCGGGTGTGGTGGATTACGTGGTGAAAATTATCGAACGCGATCTGCTACCGCGTTATCCCAATGTTGATGGCGTGGTGGCTCTCAATCACCTTTATGGCTGCGGTGTGGCCATTAATGCACCTGCTGCGGTCGTGCCGATTCGCACCATTCATAACCTGGCGCTGAACCCCAATTTTGGCGGCGAAGTGATGGTGGTTAGCCTTGGCTGCGAGAAGTTGCAGCCTGAGCGCCTGCTGACCGGTACCCCCGATGTGCAGGCCATCTCACTGGACGATAATGACATTGTGCGTTTGCAGGATGAACGCCTGGTGGGCTTTGGCGCGATGGTGGATGAGATTTTGCAGGTCGCCGAACGCCATCTGAAACGGCTCAATCAACGTAAGCGCGAAACCTGCCCGGCTTCTGAGTTGGTCATCGGCATGCAATGTGGTGGCAGCGATGCGTTTTCTGGCGTCACCGCGAACCCGGCAGTGGGCTTTGCTTCTGATCTGCTGGTACGCTGCGGCGCAACGGTGATGTTTTCCGAAGTGACCGAAGTGCGTGATGCAATCCATCTGTTGACGCCACGTGTGGTTGATGAAGCAACCGGCAAACGTCTGCTGGAGGAGATGGCGTGGTATGACGACTACCTCAGCCTCGGACAAACCGATCGTAGCGCTAACCCTTCACCCGGCAACAAAAAAGGCGGCCTGGCCAATGTGGTAGAAAAAGCGCTGGGATCGATTGCCAAATCCGGTCGTAGCCCGATTGTTGAGGTGCTGTCAGCGGGCCAGCGGCCAACCAAACGCGGTTTAATCTATGCGGCGACCCCCGCCAGTGATTTTGTTTGCGGAACGCAGCAGATGGCATCCGGTATTACGTTGCAGGTCTTTACGACCGGACGCGGCACACCTTATGGCCTGGCGGCAATTCCGGTCATCAAGATGGCGACGCGCAGCGCACTGGCTGAACGCTGGCATGATTTGATGGATATTAATGCGGGCACCATTGCCACCGGTGAAGAGAGTATCGAACAAGTCGGCTGGCGGTTGTTTGAACTGATTCTGGATATTGCCAGCGCACGTAAGCAGACATGGTCCGACCGCTGGGGCATCCGCAATCAGCTGGCGGTGTTTAATCCGGCGCCTGTGACCTGA
- a CDS encoding flavodoxin, whose product MAKIGIFVGTVYGNALLVAEEAEPVLQAQGHEVKVFEDPSLAQWQDYQQDVVLIITSTTGQGDFPDSIAGLYHAVKDQLGYQPDLRYGVIALGDSSYDNFCGAGKTFDALLQEQSAKRVGELLTVDATEDPEPESVTTPWVENWGKLL is encoded by the coding sequence ATGGCAAAGATTGGCATTTTTGTAGGTACAGTTTACGGCAATGCGTTGCTGGTAGCGGAAGAGGCGGAACCGGTATTGCAGGCGCAGGGCCATGAAGTCAAGGTGTTTGAAGACCCGTCGCTGGCACAGTGGCAGGATTATCAGCAGGATGTGGTGTTGATTATCACCTCCACCACCGGTCAGGGCGATTTTCCTGATAGCATCGCCGGGCTGTATCACGCGGTGAAAGATCAGCTGGGCTATCAACCTGACTTGCGCTATGGCGTGATTGCGCTGGGCGACAGCAGCTACGATAACTTCTGCGGCGCGGGCAAGACCTTCGATGCGTTGTTGCAGGAGCAGAGCGCCAAACGTGTCGGTGAGCTGTTAACGGTGGATGCGACGGAAGATCCGGAGCCGGAATCGGTCACCACGCCTTGGGTGGAAAACTGGGGCAAGTTGTTGTAA
- the truC gene encoding tRNA pseudouridine(65) synthase TruC, whose amino-acid sequence MLEIIYQDEWLVAVNKPAGWLVHRSWLDRKEKVVVMQTVRDQIGQHVFTAHRLDRPTSGVLLMGLSSEVGRLLAQQFEQHQIRKTYHAVLRGWLMESGTLDYPLVEELDKIADKFATEPRGPQPAVTDFQMLAHTEMPVAIGRYATARYSLVEMQPRTGRKHQLRRHMAHLRHPIIGDTTHGDLRQNRGAAANFGLDRLMLHASALSLNHPVTGEPLVIRAGLDTVWQQMLHQFGWQHQIPDVPRVEFVDEAVQDKPTE is encoded by the coding sequence ATGCTGGAGATTATTTATCAGGACGAGTGGCTGGTCGCCGTCAATAAACCTGCGGGTTGGCTGGTGCACCGTAGCTGGCTCGACCGCAAAGAAAAAGTGGTGGTGATGCAAACGGTGCGTGATCAGATTGGTCAGCACGTTTTTACCGCCCACCGCCTGGATCGTCCTACCTCGGGCGTGTTGTTGATGGGATTGTCGAGTGAGGTTGGGCGGCTGCTGGCCCAGCAATTCGAACAACATCAAATCCGCAAAACCTACCATGCGGTGCTGCGTGGCTGGCTGATGGAAAGCGGTACGCTCGATTATCCGTTGGTTGAGGAACTCGATAAGATCGCTGATAAGTTCGCCACCGAACCCCGTGGGCCGCAACCGGCAGTCACCGATTTTCAGATGCTGGCGCACACTGAAATGCCGGTAGCGATTGGTCGTTATGCCACTGCGCGTTACAGCCTGGTGGAGATGCAACCGCGTACTGGCCGCAAGCACCAGTTGCGCCGCCATATGGCACATCTGCGCCACCCCATTATTGGTGATACGACTCACGGTGATCTGCGGCAGAACCGTGGCGCGGCGGCAAATTTTGGGCTGGATCGTCTGATGTTGCATGCCAGCGCGCTGAGCCTGAATCATCCGGTTACTGGGGAACCGCTGGTGATCCGTGCCGGTCTGGATACCGTCTGGCAGCAGATGCTGCACCAGTTTGGCTGGCAGCATCAGATCCCTGATGTTCCCAGGGTTGAGTTTGTCGATGAGGCAGTCCAGGATAAGCCAACAGAATAA
- a CDS encoding YqcC family protein, whose amino-acid sequence MSSQQLILQRLQQVEAVMREHDHWQTQSPDAAAFASTQPFCLDTLAPLEWLQWVLIPRLQALIAADAPLPQNFAVAHYYEMALPPGTPGHPMLLLTLRQLDALFSEPAA is encoded by the coding sequence ATGTCGTCGCAACAACTTATTTTGCAGCGGCTACAGCAGGTCGAAGCGGTGATGCGCGAACACGACCACTGGCAGACGCAATCCCCCGATGCCGCCGCATTTGCCAGCACCCAACCCTTTTGCCTTGATACGCTGGCACCGCTTGAGTGGCTACAGTGGGTGTTAATCCCACGGTTGCAGGCGCTGATCGCCGCTGATGCCCCGTTGCCACAAAATTTCGCGGTGGCGCATTATTATGAAATGGCGCTTCCTCCCGGCACGCCGGGCCATCCCATGCTGTTGCTGACGTTACGCCAGCTTGATGCCTTATTTTCGGAACCTGCTGCCTGA
- the syd gene encoding SecY-interacting protein: MMQQTVDALRDFTARYCDEWQQRTGHLPASSDLHGVPSPCIQTTLDDRVLWQPQPFTLPATLAAVERALDLELQPDITAFYTTQFAGDMTARFQQRDITLLQVWSEDDFTRLQENLIGHLVMKRRLKQSPTLFIATTDSEQDVISLCNLTGEVILEHPGSKKREILSPEIKMFLNNLQPVSE, encoded by the coding sequence ATGATGCAGCAAACCGTAGATGCTCTGCGCGATTTTACCGCCCGTTATTGTGATGAATGGCAGCAGCGCACCGGACACTTACCCGCCAGCAGTGATCTGCACGGTGTCCCGTCGCCCTGCATTCAGACGACGCTGGATGATCGCGTGTTGTGGCAACCCCAGCCATTTACGTTACCAGCGACGCTGGCAGCCGTTGAGCGTGCGCTGGATCTCGAACTGCAGCCGGATATTACCGCGTTTTACACCACCCAGTTTGCCGGTGATATGACCGCACGATTTCAGCAGCGGGATATCACGTTGTTACAGGTGTGGAGTGAAGATGATTTCACGCGTTTACAGGAGAATTTGATTGGTCATTTGGTCATGAAGCGTCGCCTGAAGCAAAGCCCGACCTTGTTTATCGCCACGACGGATTCCGAGCAGGATGTCATCTCGCTATGTAATCTTACGGGTGAAGTTATTCTTGAGCATCCTGGTAGCAAAAAGCGCGAGATATTGTCCCCAGAAATTAAGATGTTTCTTAATAACTTACAACCGGTTAGCGAGTAG
- the queF gene encoding NADPH-dependent 7-cyano-7-deazaguanine reductase QueF (Catalyzes the NADPH-dependent reduction of 7-cyano-7-deazaguanine (preQ0) to 7-aminomethyl-7-deazaguanine (preQ1) in queuosine biosynthesis) yields the protein MSTEQQDQVLSGLTLGKPTAYVDHYDSSLLQPVPRSLNREPLGLFPDNLPFHGADIWTLYELSWLNSKGVPQVAVGEVVLNAASRNLIESKSFKLYLNSFNQTVFADWGEVRQTLQRDLSACAAGEVSVALFRLSEIEGQPIGHFTGELIDEQDIEIHDYAFNADHLAQAAGHDIIEETLVSHVLKSNCLITHQPDWGSVMIRYKGPRIDREALLRYLVSFRQHNEFHEQCVERIFNDIQRFCHPEALTVYARYTRRGGLDINPWRSNVPFSPGFSRLVRQ from the coding sequence ATGTCTACTGAACAACAGGATCAGGTATTAAGTGGCCTGACCTTGGGTAAACCCACGGCGTATGTCGATCATTACGACAGCTCGCTGCTACAGCCCGTGCCGCGCAGCCTTAATCGCGAGCCGCTGGGACTGTTTCCCGACAACCTGCCCTTTCACGGGGCTGATATCTGGACGCTGTACGAACTCTCCTGGCTGAACAGCAAAGGCGTGCCGCAGGTGGCGGTGGGCGAAGTGGTGCTGAATGCCGCGAGCCGCAATCTTATCGAGTCAAAGAGCTTCAAGCTCTATCTTAACAGTTTTAATCAGACGGTTTTCGCCGACTGGGGTGAAGTGCGGCAGACGCTGCAACGCGATCTCAGTGCCTGTGCTGCAGGTGAAGTCAGCGTGGCCTTGTTCCGTCTCAGTGAAATCGAAGGCCAGCCGATTGGCCATTTCACTGGCGAGCTGATCGATGAACAGGATATTGAAATTCACGACTATGCGTTTAATGCCGACCACCTGGCACAAGCTGCCGGTCACGACATTATTGAAGAAACGCTGGTCAGCCATGTTCTGAAATCTAACTGCCTCATCACTCATCAACCCGACTGGGGTTCAGTGATGATCCGTTATAAAGGCCCACGTATCGATCGTGAAGCGCTGTTGCGTTACCTGGTCTCTTTCCGTCAGCACAATGAGTTTCATGAACAGTGTGTTGAACGCATTTTCAATGATATTCAACGCTTTTGCCACCCAGAAGCCTTGACGGTCTATGCCCGTTACACACGACGTGGCGGCCTCGATATCAACCCGTGGCGTAGCAATGTGCCCTTCTCGCCGGGATTTTCCCGTCTGGTACGTCAGTAA
- the ppnN gene encoding nucleotide 5'-monophosphate nucleosidase PpnN, giving the protein MITHISPLGSMDLLSQLEVDMLKRTASSDLYQLFRNCSLAVLNSGSQTDSSHELLSRFESFDINVLRRERGVKLELINPPEEAFVDGRIIRSLQANLFAVLRDILFVNGQLSAAERFQNLDAEDSAHITNLVFSILRNARALHVGEYPNTVVCWGGHSINAVEYQYCRNVGTQLGLRELNICTGCGPGVMEAPMKGAAVGHAQQRYRDSRFIGLTEPSIIAAEPPNPLVNELIIMPDIEKRLEAFVRIAHGIVIFPGGVGTAEELLYLLGILMNPQNKDQVLPLILTGPQESADYFRVLDDFIVSTLGESARKHYKIIIDDAAEVARLMKKAMPQVKEYRRETGDAYSFNWSIRIVPDLQLPFLPTHENMANLNLYTNQPAEKLAADLRRAFSGIVAGNVKEVGIREIREKGPYKLHGDPDIMHRMDELLQGFVAQHRMKLPGTAYIPCYEIIK; this is encoded by the coding sequence TTGATTACTCATATTAGCCCTCTTGGCTCGATGGATCTGCTCTCCCAGTTGGAAGTCGATATGCTGAAACGCACCGCCAGCAGCGACCTGTACCAACTGTTTCGCAACTGTTCACTCGCGGTGCTCAATTCTGGTAGTCAGACCGACAGTAGTCATGAACTGCTTTCCCGCTTTGAAAGTTTTGATATCAACGTGTTACGCCGCGAACGTGGCGTTAAACTTGAACTGATCAACCCGCCGGAAGAAGCCTTTGTCGATGGCCGGATTATCCGCTCATTGCAGGCGAACCTGTTTGCCGTACTGCGCGACATTCTGTTTGTTAACGGCCAGCTATCTGCTGCTGAACGCTTTCAGAATCTGGATGCTGAGGACTCAGCACATATCACCAATCTGGTCTTTTCCATCCTGCGTAACGCCCGTGCGCTGCACGTCGGCGAATACCCCAATACCGTAGTGTGCTGGGGTGGTCACTCGATTAACGCCGTGGAATATCAGTATTGTCGTAACGTGGGTACGCAACTTGGCCTGCGGGAACTCAATATCTGTACCGGTTGTGGCCCGGGGGTGATGGAAGCGCCGATGAAAGGTGCAGCAGTCGGTCATGCGCAGCAACGCTACCGCGACAGCCGTTTTATCGGCCTGACCGAACCCTCGATCATTGCCGCTGAGCCACCGAATCCGCTGGTCAATGAATTGATCATCATGCCGGATATCGAAAAACGCCTCGAAGCCTTTGTGCGTATCGCCCACGGCATCGTGATTTTCCCGGGTGGTGTTGGTACGGCAGAAGAGTTGTTGTATCTGCTGGGTATTCTGATGAACCCACAGAACAAGGATCAGGTACTGCCGCTGATTCTGACCGGGCCGCAAGAAAGCGCCGATTACTTCCGCGTTCTGGACGATTTTATTGTCAGTACGCTGGGCGAAAGCGCGCGTAAACATTACAAAATCATCATTGATGATGCCGCCGAAGTGGCGCGTCTGATGAAGAAAGCCATGCCGCAGGTGAAAGAGTATCGTCGTGAAACCGGTGATGCCTACAGCTTCAACTGGTCAATTCGTATCGTGCCGGACCTGCAACTGCCGTTCCTGCCCACTCACGAAAACATGGCGAACCTGAACCTGTACACCAATCAACCCGCAGAAAAACTGGCAGCGGATTTACGTCGTGCCTTCTCGGGCATTGTCGCGGGCAACGTGAAAGAAGTGGGCATCCGCGAAATCCGTGAAAAAGGGCCGTACAAACTGCATGGCGATCCGGACATCATGCACCGCATGGATGAACTGCTACAGGGCTTTGTCGCCCAGCATCGCATGAAACTGCCGGGCACTGCCTATATTCCCTGCTACGAAATCATCAAATAA
- the xni gene encoding flap endonuclease Xni, with amino-acid sequence MSFHLLIVDALNLIRRLHAVQGSPCRDACVAALHQLLGHTRPTHVVAVFDSATRQPGWRHALLPDYKAGRPPMPDDLQQEMPAIQQAFQAAGVSCWIADQDEADDLAATLAIKMADAGHQATIVSTDKGYCQLLAPQIRIRDYFQKRWLDVPFIEQEFGVTPAQLADYWGLCGISSSKIPGVAGIGPKSARELIGQFGSLEAIYQQWDQVPAKWQGKLQSQRAMAEICRQVSTLKRDLVLQGNLNTLRYNP; translated from the coding sequence ATGTCTTTTCATCTCCTTATTGTTGATGCCCTGAACCTGATCCGCCGTTTACATGCCGTTCAGGGATCGCCATGCCGTGATGCCTGCGTGGCGGCGCTGCATCAGTTGTTGGGCCATACCCGGCCAACACACGTGGTCGCGGTGTTTGACAGCGCCACACGCCAGCCAGGCTGGCGTCATGCCTTGCTGCCGGACTACAAAGCCGGTCGCCCACCGATGCCAGATGATTTACAACAGGAAATGCCCGCGATCCAACAGGCATTTCAGGCTGCCGGTGTCAGTTGTTGGATCGCCGATCAGGACGAAGCCGATGACCTGGCTGCGACGCTGGCGATCAAAATGGCGGATGCCGGCCATCAGGCAACGATTGTCTCGACCGATAAAGGCTACTGTCAGCTACTGGCACCACAGATCCGGATTCGCGATTACTTCCAGAAACGCTGGCTGGACGTCCCCTTTATTGAACAGGAGTTCGGGGTGACACCTGCGCAACTCGCAGACTATTGGGGATTGTGTGGCATCAGCAGTAGCAAGATTCCGGGGGTGGCGGGCATCGGTCCGAAAAGCGCACGGGAACTGATTGGGCAATTTGGCTCGCTGGAAGCGATTTACCAACAGTGGGATCAGGTGCCCGCAAAGTGGCAAGGGAAATTGCAGTCACAACGTGCCATGGCGGAGATTTGTCGCCAGGTCTCGACACTGAAGCGTGATCTGGTGCTGCAAGGCAATCTGAATACGCTGCGGTATAACCCGTAG
- the rlmM gene encoding 23S rRNA (cytidine(2498)-2'-O)-methyltransferase RlmM, which translates to MNKVLLYCRPGFEKECAAEISAKAAEREIYGFPRVKDDAGYVLFECYQQEDAEKLISQLPFAELIFARQMVVVGELLRDLPPEDRISPIVGMLTGVVEKGGELRVEVPDTNEAKELTKFCRKFTVPLRASLRESKILLNYESPKRPVVHVFFIAPGTCYVGYSLPQNNSPFYMGIPRLKFPSDAPSRSTLKLEEAFHVFIPADEWDERLGSGMWAVDLGACPGGWTYQLVKRSMMVYAVDNGPMAPSLMDTGQVTHCREDGFRFRPPRNNISWLVCDMVEKPVRVASLMSEWLVNGWCREAIFNLKLPMKKRYEEVTQNLAMIDATLKEQGINAQIQARQLYHDREEVTVHVRRIWASVGGRRDER; encoded by the coding sequence ATGAATAAGGTTTTACTCTATTGCCGTCCTGGCTTTGAGAAAGAGTGTGCGGCAGAGATCAGTGCGAAAGCCGCTGAGCGTGAAATTTATGGTTTCCCGCGTGTGAAAGACGACGCTGGCTATGTGTTGTTTGAATGCTACCAACAGGAAGATGCGGAGAAATTGATCAGCCAACTGCCGTTTGCTGAGCTGATTTTTGCCCGTCAGATGGTGGTGGTAGGGGAATTGCTGCGTGACTTGCCACCTGAAGACCGTATTTCACCGATTGTCGGGATGCTGACCGGGGTCGTCGAGAAAGGCGGTGAATTACGTGTCGAAGTGCCCGACACCAACGAAGCCAAAGAACTGACCAAATTTTGCCGCAAGTTTACAGTGCCGCTGCGCGCCAGCCTGCGTGAAAGCAAAATTCTGCTTAACTACGAAAGCCCGAAACGTCCGGTGGTGCATGTGTTCTTTATTGCCCCCGGTACCTGTTATGTTGGCTACTCGCTGCCGCAGAATAACTCACCGTTTTATATGGGCATTCCGCGCCTGAAATTCCCGTCAGATGCGCCAAGCCGTTCCACCCTGAAACTGGAAGAGGCTTTTCATGTCTTTATCCCGGCTGACGAATGGGATGAACGTCTGGGTAGCGGGATGTGGGCAGTGGATCTGGGCGCGTGTCCTGGTGGCTGGACCTATCAGTTGGTGAAACGCAGCATGATGGTCTACGCGGTCGATAACGGGCCAATGGCGCCGAGTTTGATGGATACCGGACAGGTTACGCACTGCCGTGAAGACGGCTTCCGCTTCCGTCCTCCCCGTAACAACATCAGCTGGCTGGTGTGCGACATGGTGGAAAAACCAGTGCGCGTTGCCAGCCTGATGAGTGAATGGCTGGTCAATGGCTGGTGTCGCGAAGCGATCTTCAACCTTAAATTGCCGATGAAAAAGCGCTATGAAGAGGTGACACAAAACCTGGCGATGATTGATGCCACCCTGAAAGAGCAGGGGATTAATGCGCAGATTCAGGCGCGTCAGCTCTACCACGATCGCGAAGAAGTGACGGTGCATGTGCGCCGTATCTGGGCGTCCGTTGGTGGACGTCGCGACGAACGCTAA